From Aedes albopictus strain Foshan chromosome 1, AalbF5, whole genome shotgun sequence, one genomic window encodes:
- the LOC109416385 gene encoding uncharacterized protein LOC109416385, which translates to MVVIMQRGGVLWAGVILLSGLAWVNGEMRKSWKVKTSDSGDSLSSAVWTPPQPGEFEHVLAKMSRFEREPVEQEARVEEIEAVPSEKESEEPPKQDELPTEAEVKPTVKDVPVKNRLRSTYVAKKNPSVYNSVRESVKAAPFMEDHGSEIQIDDFSADEIDEDEYDLGLEDNQVEQKDESGYEEGYKMIEGILEEVKSTASDEKPGEKEEPQNEAETDSKTEEMKQYDFGPVLNMTIDEPNNIVNVKLNEQVLKDIFTGRQRGGGGVKKMWKYAMPLFILPFLIQSAIIPFMLTTVKLFLFKSFMAGKLAIFLLLLGAFKNFTSKKDKEVYVKDLPERRYEPYTEWPYPYHSEGKNGWNN; encoded by the exons ATGGTGGTCATCATGCAGAGGGGAGGAGTTTTGTGGGCGGGAGTGATTCTGCTAAGTGGACTTGCGTGGGTTAACGGTGAGATGCGAAAGTCGTGGAAAGTGAAAACCAGCGATTCGGGAGACAGTTTGTCGTCCGCGGTGTGGACGCCTCCGCAACCGGGTGAATTCGAGCATGTTTTGGCAAAGATGTCGAGGTTCGAACGGGAACCGGTAGAACAGGAGGCTCGAGTGGAAGAGATTGAAGCGGTGCCATCGGAAAAGGAAAGTGAAGAACCACCGAAACAGGACGAGTTACCGACGGAGGCAGAGGTGAAGCCAACGGTGAAAGACGTTCCGGTCAAGAACAGGTTGCGAAGTACATATGTGGCGAAGAAGAATCCATCGGTGTACAATTCGGTACGGGAAAGTGTTAAAGCCGCTCCATTCATGGAAGACCACGGGTCAGAGATCCAGATCGATGACTTTTCCGCGGATGAAATCGATGAAGACGAGTATGACCTTGGACTGGAAGATAATCAAGTGGAACAGAAAGACGAGTCGGGCTACGAAGAAGGATACAAGATGATCGAGGGCATTCTGGAAGAGGTTAAGAGTACGGCATCAGATGAGAAACCAGGTGAGAAGGAAGAACCACAAAACGAAGCGGAAACTGATTCTAAAACGGAGGAAATGAAACAGTACGATTTTGGACCAGTGCTCAACATGACAATTGACGAACCGAACAACATTGTTAACGTGAAGTTGAACGAGCAAGTGCTGAAGGATATTTTCACAG GTCGTCAGCGCGGCGGAGGGGGCGTCAAGAAGATGTGGAAGTACGCCATGCCGCTCTTTATCCTTCCGTTTCTGATCCAGTCGGCGATCATTCCGTTCATGTTGACCACGGTGAAACTGTTCCTGTTCAAGTCATTCATGGCCGGTAAACTAGCCATCTTCTTGCTGCTGCTGGGGGCGTTCAAGAACTTCACCAGCAAGAAGGACAAGGAGGTGTACGTGAAGGATTTGCCCGAGAGGAGGTACGAGCCGTACACCGAGTGGCCCTATCCGTACCATTCGGAGGGGAAAAATGGGTGGAATAACTGA